The Lycium barbarum isolate Lr01 chromosome 12, ASM1917538v2, whole genome shotgun sequence genome includes a region encoding these proteins:
- the LOC132624731 gene encoding uncharacterized protein LOC132624731, whose translation MSNLSKLEFVALDISGKNYLSWVLDAEIHLDAKGLGATITQDNTTSSQDKAKAMIFLRHHLDEGLKVEYLTVKDPLELWTGLKERITSQLKLCGDNITDEDMLEKTLTTFHASNLVLQQQYRERGFKKHADLISCLLVAEQHNTL comes from the exons ATGTCGAATTTGTCGAAGCTTGAGTTTGTGGCACTTGATATCTCGGGAAAGAATTACCTATCATGGGTACTTGATGCTGAAATTCACCTAGACGCCAAAGGTCTTGGTGCCACTATTACTCAGGATAATACAACATCAAGTCAGGACAAAGCGAAGGCAATGATTTTCCTTCGTCATCATCTGGATGAAGGATTGAAGGTTGAATACCTGACAGTGAAAGATCCACTTGAATTGTGGACTGGTTTGAAGGAAAG AATTACTTCCCAACTGAAATTATGTGGGGATAATATAACTGACGAGGATATGTTGGAAAAGACTCTTACGACTTTTCATGCCTCCAATTTGGTATTACAACAACAGTACCGTGAAAGGGGTTTTAAAAAGCATGCTGATTTGATATCATGTCTTCTTGTGGCTGAGCAGCACAATACCCTTTAA